GTAAATACCGTGCTTTGCAGGTGTGGCTTCAAGACGTTCAACTCCCCGGTCCCTTGCTGGCTAAAGGGACCGAAAATAAACGTCCTGCCTGACCGGCTACCGCTGTTCAGCGGCGCTGACGGCGATCATCAGGTGGGGGAGTTTCAAGTGACCATACCCGGGGGATTTTGACCGACCCACGGGGCCAGGTCGTAGAAAGCGTCGATACGGTTATTCAGATCGAATCGGAGATTGCCCTCGTTGAGGTTCATAGACGGCAAAAGGATGGAACTTGGACCGAGGAAACTATCCAAGAGTTTGGTATCGCTATCCCCCTCCCGTCCTTGGCGACGTCCATCACGTTGAACGAGATAAAAAATGACCGCTCCCGGTTCTGATCTCATCACTCGGGTCAATTTCTGATCACGAAATACAAAGTCGTGATGGCGTAGCGGCGCGACGCCGCGGCCACCTCTTCGAGGAGGCCGCCGGGGCTTAAGCGCATTCTCCCCGCAGATCGTTGAGTCGTCGTCCCTCCGCGTCAGTATGCCGGCGCCGCCGAAAAGGAAAGGTCTGCCGTCCCCGCGGCGACATGTCCTTTCGGCGATCTCTCTCAATAAACGGGACTGACCTTTTGATACTTCATGTCTGTGGGCTCGCTAGTTGGTAGGTGCGCGGTTTTCCCGCTGCACCAGTGGGCTGTCCCGGCTCATCGGCCTCCTCGTCGACATCCTCGTCGTCTTCTCCGCGAAGCATCGGCAAGGAGCCGGCGATCTCGTCGAGCAATGAGCGATTCACATTCAGCAGCAGGTTATTTAACCGTCCTGTTGAGCCCAGATGAAATCGCCTCGGATAGGCCCCTGATCTCGGCCTGCCAGCCGTCCGCACTATCAAGGAACCGAAGAACGTCGCCAGGCGAAAATCGTCCCTCTGGCCCCAGCGCTTGGCCAACGCGAGCGCCTGACGCCGTATTCCATCGCCCTCGGCCGAGCGCAACGCGGCCAAGGCCTCATCGCACCGCCGAGTAAGGATTGTTTCGGCATAGGCAGCAAAGTCATCGTGAAGCGCCGCGCTACCGCGACTGGACGGATCAATAAGGAAACGCCGGTCCAACAACTGAAACCGTCCCGAACTTCCGGTTCGAAGGATGCCGAAGACGTTGCGCGCGAGGTCGTGGCGTTCTTTCTCCCTGGTGCGGACGTTGCCATCGTCTTACACGCCTTCTTTGCTGAACGCAGCCCCGAGGTATTCCTTCAGGAGCTCAGTTGGGGAAAACATCGCCCAACTGTCGGGCCTCACGAAGCGCGCGCGATCGTAGGCGGTGACCAATCCCGTCTCACGTTCGGTCAGGGCGTCCGCCGTTCTCTTCTGCGCCAGCCGCTCCATTGCGACCTGCATATATTGCGGCGGCTCTTCCGCTCTCGTTGCCGCCACGCGAACGACCAAGCTTAAGAACGGCTTGCCAGACTGTGATACGATATCGCGTGTTTCGCTGCCGGAGCTCCCGATGGCCGCAAGCTCGCCCTTGGTCGGGGGCGGCAGCTCAGCCGCCGTTCCGGATGTCTCGGTCAAGGTGTGGCCGTTGCTATCGAGAACGCGCAGATAGATTTCGGGCTGATGCGCCGGCGCCCAGGATGGCCGTTACTCCTTGGGAGAGGGTACTGTCGTAGGCGACGACTGGAGCAGCAGCCGAGCATTGTTCAGGTTGTCGGCGAGATCACGATAGTCTTCCCGATAGAGGGCGTCCACCAGCACCCAATAGAGCAATCCGGTTGCGACAGCGACCAGAGCGAAACTGGAAAGCGCGTACCAGAGCGTCATTCGCGAAGCGATCGACAGCGGGCGATACCGCCGCGGCGTCGATCTTACCGAAATTTCAGGCTCGCTGTTCGAGGACATACCCAACACCTCGGACAGTATGGATGAGCTTGCAATCAAAGGGATCGTCGACCTTGGCGCGAAGCCGGCGCATATGGACCTCCACCACATTCGAGCCGCTGTCGAAGTTGATGTCCCAAAACCTGCTCGGCAATCAGCGTCCGTGATACCACCTCGCCGGTGCGACGCGGCAGCAGAGACAACAGCTGGAATTCCTTCGGGGTCAGCTCGAGCGCGCGTCCAGCACGCATCACGCGATGCCGGTGCAGGTCCAACTCGAGATCGGCGAGTCTCAAAACCGATGATTGTCGCGAGGGACCGCGACGCAAGATCGTCCTGACGCGCGCAAGCAGTTCGGCGAAAGCGAAAGGCTTTACCAGATAATCATCAGCCCCAAGCTCCAGCCCTTTGACGCGATCGGCCACTGCATCGCGCGCCGTCAGGAACAGAACCGGCGTGCTAATCCTTTGCCCGCAGCTCGGTTATAATGCTCCAACCGTTCCGTACCGGCAACATCACGTCGAGAATGATCAAATCATACGACCCACTCTGCGCCAGGTGGGCGCCGTCCTCGCCACTATCGGCGAGATCGGCAACAAAGCCGTTCTCCTCCGGCCCGCGCTTGAGATAGGCGGCCGTCTTCGCTTCGTCCTCGACAATTAAGACCTTCATGGAACCGCGTTCGGACAACTAATTGTCGGCTCTCATCAGATTTTGCATCGCCTCGCGGCGCGGAAATGATCTCACCTCGTCTAGGCTTTGGCCACTTTGGTGATTAGTCCTGAGAGTAGCTAACGTAAAGTGCGGACCGCAACAAAAGGGCTCCTGCGTCTGGAGCGGCCCGGTATCCGGGCTTTATGGTTCCATGCCGGCGGCCGAAATTGCGAGGCAATTTTTGGTCGGCGGCCGACACTCGAATATGCACAACCGCCACAATTTGTGGTAAAGCATGCGGCGCCGAAAAGAATTACATCGGGAGGACGATATGCGGGTTAACTGCTCGAAAGTCCTTAACCTGCTGGCGGGAGCGGCGTTTTTCGTGTCCGCTGGCGCAATGGCAGCGGAGCCTCCTCCCAAGGAGATGAAGCTCTACGTGTTCTCCTCGGGAGCACTGACCCTCGACAAATCGATCATCCAGAACGGCGCCAGCGGAAAGGTCACGATTCCTGTTGCCTTCTTTCTGATCCGGCATCCCAAGGGCGACGTGCTGTTCGATACCGGCAACAACGACAAGATCATCACCGATCCCGATTATTGGGGGCCTTTTGTCAAGGCGCTTGATCCGGGTCGCTCGCCCGACATCGCCATCGACGCCCAGCTGAGCAAGATCGGCGTCAAGCCCTCCGATATCAAATATGTCGTGCTCGGTCATTTCCATGTCGACCATGCCGGCAATGTCGGCAAGTTCCTGAACTCGACATTCGTATTCCAGCGCGACGAGATCAAGAATGCATTCTGGCCGGCGCCGGGCTATGCCACGTTCTTCATCACCGCCGATTTTGCCATGTTGCGGAACGATGTGGGCGGCGGCTTGCCCAACAAGTACAAGACCATCGCACTTGAAGGCGACCTCGACCTGTTCGGCGACAACAGCATCTACATTCATCGAACCGTGTCGCACACGCCGGGAAGCCAGATCATGGTCGTACGGCTGCCCAAGACCGGCACGGTGGTGCTCACCAGCGACGCCGTTTACCTCCAGGAGAATCTCGACAAGAACATCTTGCCGAGTGTCGGCAGCGTCTATAATCCCGCCGGCATGCTCGACGCCTATGCGTGGGTGCGGCGCATCCGCGACCTGGAAGGAGCCGACATCATCTACGCGCACGACCCTGACGTGTTCAAGGCGCACAAACATTCGCCCGAATATTACGAGTGATCGAAGGGCCGGTGCGAGACTGTGAGCAGGTTGCAATCCCGGGCGCCGTGCCCGCGATGGAGTGAGGCAGCAGCGTCGGGCCAAGCGTCCGGCCGTAGGTTCCGTGAGTACTTATGTCTCCCGCTGTGCTGGCGCAGCATGTAACCAAGTGGTACGGGCCGCGCTGCGCCGTAAGTGACGTTTCCTTTGCCATCGAACCCGGCGAGGTCGTCGGCCTGCTCGGCCCCAACGGCTCGGGTAAGAGCACGATCTTTCGCATGCTGACCGGCTATCTTGTGCCGACGTCGGGGCGCATCGAGGTCGCCGGCAATGACGTGGTTGCCGACTCCCTCGCCGTCCGCCGTGCGATCAGCTACGTGCCTGAGGATGCGCCGCTCTACGACCAGATGCGGGTCGGCGAATTTTTGCACTTCATGGCCAGCATCAAGGGTTTGCGCGGCGCTGCAGCGCGAAGCGCCGTGGACGCCGCCGCCGAGCGGCTCGATCTCACGCGCGTGATGAAGCTCCTGAACGGCAAGCTGTCGCGCGGCTACCGCCAGCGCGTCTCGTTCGCGCAAGCCCTGCTGGGCGACCCCGCAGTCCTGGTGCTGGACGAGCCGACCAGCGGGCTCGACCCGCATCAGGTGATCGCCGTTCGCAGTCTGGTTCAATCGCTTTCCGGACGCCACACCGTATTGATCGCCTCGCACGTCCTGCCCGAGATCGAAAGGATCGCTTCGCGGGTGATGATCCTGCTCGACGGCAAGCTCTTGACCGCCGACGCGCTGAAGGAGCCGGCGGGAGGTCTGGTGCTGCGGCTTTCGACGGAGGCCTCCGAGGATACTGTTCGCGGCGTCGTCGCAGCCGTCAAAGGCGTGCATGGCATCGCCGTTGATCCCGACGGCGGCGCGCCCTCGCGGCATTACCTGATAGAGGCGGACCAGCGTCCGTCGCTTGCCGCCGACATCGTGGCGGCGCTGGTGGCGGCCGGGATCCAGGTTTCAGGACTGACCGAGCGTCGCCCGGGTCTCGAGCGCGTGTTCCTCGACCTGACGCGGAAACCGGCGAGGGTGGCTGCATGAGAAGCTTCGCGGTTTTGCTGCTCAAGGAGGAGAGGGCGCTGTTTTCCTCTCCCGTTGCCTATGTGGTGATGACCGTCTTCCTGCTGATCATGAGCTACAGCTTCACGCTGACCCTGTTCCTCAGCCATCAGCCCAGCATGGTGCATCTCTTCTTCCAGATGTTCGTGCTGTTCATGCTGACCGCGCCGCTGATCACCATGCGGCTGTTGGCCGAGGAGCGAAAGCTGCGCACGCTGGAGGTGTTGCTCACGTCGCCGGTCTCCGAGGTTTCGATCGTGCTTGCGAAATTCGTCGCCAGCATGAGCCTGATTGTCGTCATGCTGCTGCTATCGGGCTCCTATGCAGCTACGCTCGCGTTTTTCGGCGA
The DNA window shown above is from Bradyrhizobium sp. ISRA464 and carries:
- a CDS encoding ABC transporter permease subunit; translation: MRSFAVLLLKEERALFSSPVAYVVMTVFLLIMSYSFTLTLFLSHQPSMVHLFFQMFVLFMLTAPLITMRLLAEERKLRTLEVLLTSPVSEVSIVLAKFVASMSLIVVMLLLSGSYAATLAFFGDPDFGPIYSGYVGLLLFGSTLVGTGLLASALSTNQVIAALISLSVFLLLWIIDNFGWLLPSPADALVVNLSLSVHFRPFAVGSIYLSDVGFFVSAALLTLLLTVRALARR
- a CDS encoding N-acyl homoserine lactonase family protein, translating into MRVNCSKVLNLLAGAAFFVSAGAMAAEPPPKEMKLYVFSSGALTLDKSIIQNGASGKVTIPVAFFLIRHPKGDVLFDTGNNDKIITDPDYWGPFVKALDPGRSPDIAIDAQLSKIGVKPSDIKYVVLGHFHVDHAGNVGKFLNSTFVFQRDEIKNAFWPAPGYATFFITADFAMLRNDVGGGLPNKYKTIALEGDLDLFGDNSIYIHRTVSHTPGSQIMVVRLPKTGTVVLTSDAVYLQENLDKNILPSVGSVYNPAGMLDAYAWVRRIRDLEGADIIYAHDPDVFKAHKHSPEYYE
- a CDS encoding ABC transporter ATP-binding protein, with translation MSPAVLAQHVTKWYGPRCAVSDVSFAIEPGEVVGLLGPNGSGKSTIFRMLTGYLVPTSGRIEVAGNDVVADSLAVRRAISYVPEDAPLYDQMRVGEFLHFMASIKGLRGAAARSAVDAAAERLDLTRVMKLLNGKLSRGYRQRVSFAQALLGDPAVLVLDEPTSGLDPHQVIAVRSLVQSLSGRHTVLIASHVLPEIERIASRVMILLDGKLLTADALKEPAGGLVLRLSTEASEDTVRGVVAAVKGVHGIAVDPDGGAPSRHYLIEADQRPSLAADIVAALVAAGIQVSGLTERRPGLERVFLDLTRKPARVAA